In Candidatus Saccharimonadia bacterium, a single genomic region encodes these proteins:
- a CDS encoding DUF3152 domain-containing protein, translated as MKCPSCQAKLLPVDGGLFCLQCGEAVLGGVLGDDPPARPEEATDPLLRRALRDATGGQQVFLGPESLAEARAAPAGMTAAVLAVPPVAVAARPARRRWRMVGWAVALLLVGLPAAASSVLASYYSDRVYPGVRVGGVAVGGWTFDELRSRLPAVVAKPGLVAVIDGRRQSVAVSGPVVDVAATVRQVHDVGRDVPLPAVGMLRTWLAGAVTPTYVLSDSAVNTAVQHLAAAVDRVPSDAVPMMIGGRVIVLADKPGVRLDRTTAAAAIRAAYGRSPTVSLSLVRLNATVTASDYAGELAAAQAIVSGGAQVVVKAVHYAATPEQVGSWVVFAGAGKGVTVDPAGVAAFVAGIKPAFDRVAAVNAMVAALNARQAALVTASTRRITAAPKLASGLGAGPVATYSYCVDAVASGAELASSAAAVLGTEGWTLGGRVRFVAAASGCNVALELAPAADLTALDPACEHQTTCRIHNELAIAQTAWAKPPAAWSGSAASYRVELINQVVGQWLGFDHPSCGQAGSQVPVLSAPSVVVAGCSPVWYAVPAELQDSKVLPGF; from the coding sequence ATGAAATGCCCTTCTTGCCAAGCTAAATTATTGCCCGTCGACGGGGGTCTGTTTTGTTTGCAGTGCGGTGAGGCGGTGCTCGGCGGGGTTTTGGGGGATGATCCTCCGGCCAGGCCGGAGGAGGCCACTGATCCGCTGCTGCGGCGGGCATTGCGGGATGCTACGGGTGGGCAGCAGGTGTTTTTGGGGCCTGAGTCACTGGCGGAGGCGAGAGCGGCTCCGGCCGGAATGACCGCTGCGGTGTTGGCTGTGCCGCCGGTGGCGGTGGCGGCGCGGCCGGCTCGGCGGCGCTGGAGGATGGTGGGCTGGGCGGTGGCTTTGTTGTTGGTGGGTTTACCGGCAGCAGCCAGTAGTGTGCTGGCGAGTTACTACTCGGATCGAGTGTATCCGGGTGTGCGAGTGGGCGGCGTAGCGGTTGGTGGCTGGACGTTTGATGAGCTGCGTAGTCGATTGCCGGCTGTGGTGGCTAAGCCTGGTCTGGTGGCGGTGATCGACGGCCGGCGGCAGTCGGTGGCGGTGAGCGGCCCGGTAGTGGATGTGGCGGCTACGGTGCGGCAGGTTCACGATGTGGGTCGTGATGTCCCGTTGCCGGCGGTTGGTATGCTGCGGACATGGCTGGCGGGAGCTGTGACGCCGACGTACGTGCTGAGTGACAGCGCAGTGAATACGGCGGTGCAACACTTGGCGGCAGCGGTGGATCGCGTGCCGAGCGATGCGGTGCCGATGATGATTGGGGGTAGGGTGATAGTATTGGCCGATAAGCCGGGTGTGCGGCTCGATAGGACGACGGCGGCTGCGGCTATTCGGGCGGCGTATGGCCGTTCGCCGACGGTGAGCCTGAGCCTGGTGCGATTGAATGCGACCGTGACGGCGAGTGATTATGCGGGCGAGCTAGCGGCTGCCCAGGCTATAGTGAGCGGTGGGGCGCAGGTGGTGGTTAAGGCAGTTCACTACGCGGCGACGCCGGAGCAGGTGGGGAGTTGGGTGGTGTTTGCTGGTGCGGGCAAGGGCGTGACGGTGGATCCGGCGGGGGTGGCGGCGTTTGTGGCGGGAATTAAGCCGGCTTTTGATCGTGTGGCGGCGGTGAACGCCATGGTGGCGGCATTGAACGCGCGGCAGGCGGCATTGGTGACAGCGTCTACCCGGCGGATTACGGCGGCGCCGAAGCTAGCTAGCGGGCTGGGGGCGGGTCCGGTGGCGACGTATTCGTACTGCGTGGATGCGGTGGCTTCCGGGGCGGAGCTGGCCTCGTCGGCGGCTGCGGTGCTGGGCACAGAGGGCTGGACGTTGGGCGGGCGGGTGCGGTTTGTGGCGGCGGCATCGGGCTGCAATGTGGCGCTTGAGTTGGCACCGGCGGCAGATCTGACGGCGCTGGATCCGGCTTGTGAGCATCAGACGACGTGTCGGATTCATAATGAGCTGGCGATTGCCCAAACGGCTTGGGCGAAGCCACCGGCGGCATGGAGCGGGAGCGCGGCGTCGTACCGCGTTGAGCTGATCAACCAGGTGGTGGGTCAGTGGTT